A region from the Haliaeetus albicilla chromosome 16, bHalAlb1.1, whole genome shotgun sequence genome encodes:
- the AHDC1 gene encoding transcription factor Gibbin isoform X1, giving the protein MLAVPLTAERSEAAVPAEPRGEERGAGRASPPAPLPPFFFLSQPPQSRERQKARAREEEEVVASGAEGSGTPAAGQEAAPPDGRSLPKRAGSEGLGAQQPVDGSSVACQPVALENGASPPAEWFPRTQGSGPRQPGSDGDGRSFKVNLHCKHPRPRELKCNSRSSSKAEGPGLTFPDPHVSNCSAKRHAGEEEVRMRVKPPGPVVTTSVVRGSPDYVREPKFYPPGHPAQRPPACPAEKALSCSVLSFPEGSCPALGREHQAGSLLHGDPADRCQSVHGGTKAAEDLLGCAGEPRILGGSAEEAAARDRAPKTFPNATLASGRCNVDSILALLRSKCGNGHINLHPVVQLIDIMKDLNRLSEDLKSSGVHLDCGSLRGGGGGGHEDSRLLPADRDLQYSFFSSPSLANSIRSPEERGVLCKTEPPRHPRPPARDGEADGGGGSAPQPPGHSGGMGGASKAPAEEAGCSQPDAGDYSDLAEADILNELASLACPGTQLLESQAMEPQPQLLPAQELDSQSRLLDSQSLESQPQLLDSQSLEPLPESLELQNLEPLGLQSLEPLSESLELQSLEPLSESLELQSLEPLAEPLGLQTLEPLPGALEPPLLDARAPLLPAEPSLLEAQPLGPVSELLEAQPGAGDPLRPHGLQPRLGGCPLGGVVKRGPCGGRGAGRCGEDHRKYALRRTDKPKMLCRRRRAGRGRRADIAPESRVLSPLALPAEVPPGPEEPGAPLLAPPPPAPATLDPDEVPKAPATGKKSKCRGVRKMVVKMAKIPVSLGRRNKTTYKVSSLSSNLNLEGKELAASSSMEPTPLLKMKNNGRNVVVVFPPGEMPIILKRKRGRPPKNLLLGQAKPKEPAPEVKKRRRRKQKLASPQPSYIADTNDSKADYSDVLAKLAFLNRQSQCSGRCSPPRCWTPSEPESIHQAPDTQSISHFLHRVQGFRRRGGKAGGFGGRGGGHAARAARCSFSDFFEGIGKKKKAPAALHADPVHPRKRGRPEPDPVGKPKRKRRARKNGALFPEPNPGQSFGDGPVEWAGGEKGSPWAPHHGHPGGQAGRNGGYQGAEARPFHAAGLESGSSGRAGFYAGSAPSSQTEAGPERHSLFTGYFRSLLDSDDSSDLLDFALSASRSESRKSAAAYTAPPAALPGQRGLAAYPARGGKVAAATPGTEAAFHAAMQGRPAFPPGRAAAAAAAAAGYGVAQGSSECRGAEAFPKLAPPSAVSRSPTAHPAASGTPGYSPYGSYGAGQSVAPASVFPPGKQYPSAQDCPNSKDCSFAYGSGSSLPSSPSSAHSAGYAPQTAGPSLPLGKAAFFNSAEQGGQFSSAAHTPLRCDSRASTVSPGGYMVPKGSASFQPSPENCRQFPSAAPWAFRQGYGGLDWSSEAFSQLYNPGFECHLNEPNVILDISNYTPQKAKQQTVSETFSESSSDSTQFNQPAGYRRANSEASSSEGQSSLSSLEKLMMDWNEASSAPGYNWNQSVLFQSNSKPGRGRRKKVDMFDTSHLNFSSSSSSSSVYPSKRSTGPRQPRGSRGACASKKERGTGKAKFPTKSQAVNPLFQESTDLGLDYYSGDSSMSPLPSQSRGFGVGERDPCDYAGPYSMNPSTPSDGTFVQGFQSDSPGLGQPDLESKHFPALPHQLAAPSQQTVFEAGLQKAFSPNCSPTLAFKEDLRAGDIRKLPACDSLKHSMQGGALPHAPHLACRDLPMPQPHYDSPSCKNPPYWYSPNASTRSPSYDGKAGAGMLVDFMGRTDPPCLNPHLSSPSGTHPSKGEKEPLEMSRAHHRGPYACPLINDLNISPVPRDSMLQLQDNYRYPSFAPQGHPVMAPTQKSGFLGPMVEQQHPEDTFTVTSL; this is encoded by the coding sequence GTCCCGGTCTCACATTCCCCGACCCCCATGTCAGCAACTGCTCGGCCAAGCGGCAcgcgggggaggaggaggtcaGGATGCGCGTGAAGCCCCCGGGCCCAGTGGTAACGACCAGCGTTGTGCGTGGCTCGCCCGACTACGTCCGAGAGCCCAAGTTCTACCCGCCGGGGCACCCGGCGCAGCGGCCCCCAGCCTGCCCGGCGGAAAAGGCCTTATCCTGCAGCGTGCTGAGCTTCCCTGAGGGCTCGTGCCCCGCGCTCGGCCGGGAGCACCAGGCAGGCTCGCTGCTGCACGGCGACCCGGCCGACCGGTGCCAGAGCGTGCACGGGGGCACCAAGGCGGCGGAGGACTTGCTGGGCTGTGCCGGTGAGCCCCGGATCCTGGGGGGCAGCGCGGAGGAGGCAGCCGCCCGCGATCGGGCGCCTAAAACCTTCCCCAACGCGACGCTGGCCTCGGGCCGCTGCAACGTCGACAGCATCCTCGCCTTGCTCCGGAGCAAGTGCGGCAACGGGCACATCAACCTCCACCCCGTGGTGCAGCTTATCGACATCATGAAGGACCTCAACCGCCTCTCCGAGGACCTCAAGAGCAGTGGGGTGCACCTGGACTGCGGCAGCCTccgcggcggtggcggcggtggCCACGAGGACAGCCGCCTCCTGCCCGCCGACCGCGACCTCCAGTACAGCTTCTTCTCCTCGCCCTCCCTGGCCAACAGCATCCGCAGCCCCGAGGAGCGGGGGGTGCTCTGCAAAACCGAGCCGCCGCGGCAtccccggcccccggcccgcgATGGAGAGGCCgacggcggcggggggagcgccccgcagccccccggccACAGcgggggcatggggggggccTCCAAAGCACCGGCGGAGGAAGCCGGTTGCTCCCAGCCCGACGCCGGCGATTACTCGGACCTGGCCGAGGCGGACATCCTGAACGAACTGGCCTCCCTGGCGTGCCCGGGGACGCAGCTGCTGGAGTCGCAGGCGATGGAGCCGCAGCCCCAGTTGCTGCCAGCCCAAGAGCTGGACTCCCAGTCCCGGCTGCTGGATTCCCAGTCCCTCGAGTCACAGCCCCAGCTGCTCGATTCGCAAAGCCTGGAGCCGCTGCCGGAGTCTCTGGAGCTGCAAAACCTGGAGCCGTTGGGGTTGCAGTCGCTGGAGCCGCTCTCCGAGTCGCTGGAGCTGCAGTCGCTGGAGCCCTTGTCCGAGTCGCTGGAGCTGCAGTCGCTGGAGCCGCTGGCGGAGCCGCTGGGGCTGCAGACGCTGGAGCCGCTGCCCGGGGCCCTGGAGCCGCCGCTGCTGGACGCGCGGGCCCCGCTGCTGCCCGCCGAGCCCTCGCTGCTGGAGGCGCAGCCGCTGGGGCCTGTGTCGGAGCTGCTGGAGGCGCAGCCGGGTGCCGGGGACCCGCTGCGGCCCCACGGGCTGCAGCCCCGGCTGGGGGGTTGTCCCCTGGGCGGCGTGGTGAAGCGGGGACCctgcgggggccggggggccgggcGGTGTGGCGAGGACCACCGCAAGTACGCCCTGCGCCGGACAGACAAGCCAAAGATGCTGTGCCGCcggaggagggcagggcgagggcGCCGGGCGGACATCGCCCCCGAGAGCCGCGTCTTGTCCCCCCTCGCCCTGCCCGCCGAGGTGCCCCCCGGGCCCGAGGAGCCCGGCGCCCCGCTGCTGGCCCCCCCGCCACCAGCCCCCGCCACCCTGGACCCTGACGAGGTGCCCAAGGCCCCCGCGACGGGGAAGAAGAGCAAGTGCCGGGGGGTGAGGAAGATGGTGGTGAAGATGGCCAAGATCCCCGTGTCCCTGGGGAGGAGGAACAAGACCACCTACAAGGTGTCGTCGCTCAGCAGCAACCTGAACCTGGAGGGCAAGGAGCTGGCGGCCAGCAGCTCCATGGAGCCCACGCCGCTGCTCAAGATGAAGAACAACGGGCGCAACGTGGTGGTGGTCTTCCCCCCCGGCGAGATGCCCATCATCTTGAAGCGCAAGCGGGGCAGGCCCCCCAAGAACCTGCTGCTGGGCCAAGCCAAGCCCAAGGAGCCCGCCCCAGAggtgaagaagaggaggaggaggaagcagaagctGGCCTCGCCCCAGCCTTCCTACATTGCCGACACCAACGACAGCAAGGCCGACTACTCGGATGTGCTGGCCAAGCTGGCCTTCCTCAACCGGCAGAGCCAGTGCTCGGGGCGCTGCTCGCCGCCCCGCTGTTGGACCCCCAGCGAGCCCGAGTCCATCCACCAAGCCCCCGACACCCAGAGCATCTCCCACTTCTTGCACCGCGTCCAGGGCTTCCGCCGGCGCGGTGGCAAGGCAGGGGGGTTCGGCGGGCGTGGGGGCGGCCACGCCGCCCGTGCTGCCCGTTGCTCCTTCAGCGATTTCTTCGAGGGCATcgggaagaagaagaaagcccCCGCCGCCCTCCACGCCGACCCCGTGCATCCGCGCAAGCGGGGCCGACCGGAGCCCGACCCCGTGGGCAAACCCAAGCGGAAGCGACGGGCCCGCAAGAATGGGGCGCTCTTCCCCGAGCCCAACCCCGGGCAGAGCTTTGGCGACGGCCCCGTCGAGTGGGCCGGGGGGGAAAAGGGCAGCCCCTGGGCCCCCCACCACGGCCACCCCGGCGGCCAGGCCGGCCGCAATGGCGGCTACCAAGGGGCCGAGGCGAGACCCTTCCATGCCGCCGGGCTGGAGTCGGGCTCCTCCGGCCGGGCAGGCTTCTACGCCGGGAGCGCGCCGTCCTCGCAGACGGAGGCCGGCCCGGAGAGGCACAGCCTCTTCACCGGCTACTTCCGCTCCTTGCTGGATTCGGACGACTCCTCCGACCTGCTGGACTTCGCCCTCTCGGCCTCCCGCTCCGAGTCCCGCAAGTCGGCGGCCGCCTACACGGCCCCACCGGCCGCCCTGCCGGGCCAGCGGGGCCTGGCCGCCTACCCGGCCCGGGGCGGCAAGGTGGCGGCGGCAACTCCCGGCACCGAGGCCGCCTTCCACGCGGCGATGCAGGGCCGGCCGGCCTTCCCGCCCGGCCGTgccgccgcagccgccgccgccgccgccggctaCGGGGTGGCCCAAGGGTCGTCCGAATGCCGGGGGGCCGAGGCCTTCCCCAAGCTGGCGCCGCCCTCAGCTGTCTCCCGGTCGCCCACGGCTCACCCGGCGGCCAGCGGCACCCCCGGCTACTCCCCGTACGGCAGCTACGGCGCCGGGCAGAGCGTGGCACCGGCCAGCGTCTTCCCGCCGGGGAAGCAGTACCCGTCGGCCCAGGACTGCCCCAACAGCAAGGACTGCAGCTTCGCCTacggcagcggcagcagcctCCCGTCCTCCCCCAGCAGCGCCCACAGCGCCGGTTACGCGCCGCAGACGGCCGGTCCCAGCCTGCCGCTGGGCAAAGCCGCGTTCTTCAACAGCGCCGAGCAAGGGGGACAGTTCTCCAGCGCGGCGCACACCCCGTTGCGCTGCGATAGCCGGGCCAGCACCGTCTCGCCCGGCGGCTACATGGTGCCCAAGGGTTCGGCCTCCTTTCAGCCCTCGCCCGAAAATTGCCGGCAGTTCCCTAGCGCCGCGCCGTGGGCTTTCCGGCAAGGCTACGGCGGGCTGGACTGGAGCTCAGAGGCCTTCAGCCAGCTCTACAACCCGGGTTTCGAGTGCCACCTCAATGAGCCCAACGTCATCCTGGACATCTCCAACTACACCCCGCAGAAAGCCAAGCAGCAAACCGTCTCGGAGACCTTCTCCGAATCCTCCTCCGACAGCACCCAGTTCAACCAGCCGGCCGGCTACCGGCGTGCCAACAGCGAGGCCTCCTCCAGCGAGGGCCAGTCCAGCCtctccagcctggagaagctgATGATGGACTGGAACGAGGCGTCCTCCGCCCCGGGCTACAACTGGAACCAGAGCGTCCTCTTCCAGAGCAACTCCAAGCCCGGTCGGGGCCGACGGAAGAAGGTGGACATGTTCGACACCTCCCACCTGaacttctcctcctcctcctcctcctcctctgtgtACCCCTCCAAGAGGAGCACGGGaccccggcagccccgggggtcccggggggcTTGTGCCTCCAAGAAGGAGAGGGGGACGGGCAAGGCCAAGTTCCCCACCAAGTCGCAGGCGGTCAACCCCCTCTTCCAGGAGAGCACGGACCTGGGCTTGGACTACTACAGCGGGGACAGCAGCAtgtcccccctgccctcccagtCCCGGGGCTTTGGGGTGGGCGAGCGGGACCCCTGTGACTACGCCGGCCCCTACTCCATGAACCCCTCCACCCCCTCGGACGGGACTTTCGTCCAGGGTTTTCAGAGCGACTCCCCGGGTTTGGGGCAGCCAGATTTGGAGAGCAAGCACTTCCCTGCCCTCCCGCACCAGctggcagcccccagccagcagactgtCTTCGAGGCCGGCTTGCAGAAAGCCTTCTCACCCAACTGCTCCCCAACCTTGGCCTTCAAGGAGGACCTACGGGCGGGCGACATCCGTAAGCTGCCCGCCTGCGACTCGCTCAAACACAGCATGCAGGGGGGGGCCCTGCCGCATGCCCCCCACCTGGCTTGCCGCGATCTCCCCATGCCTCAACCGCACTACGACTCCCCCAGTTGCAAAAACCCCCCGTACTGGTATTCCCCCAACGCCAGCACCCGTAGCCCCTCGTACGACGGCAAAGCGGGGGCCGGTATGCTGGTAGACTTCATGGGCAGGACGGACCCCCCATGTCTCAACCCCCACTTGAGCAGCCCGAGCGGCACCCACCCCTCCAAGGGCGAGAAGGAGCCCTTGGAGATGTCCCGGGCTCACCACCGAGGACCCTACGCTTGTCCCTTGATCAATGACTTGAACATCTCCCCCGTACCGAGAGACTcaatgctgcagctgcaggacaaCTACAGGTACCCCAGTTTTGCACCCCAAGGGCACCCCGTCATGGCCCCCACCCAGAAGAGCGGGTTTTTGGGACCCATGGTAGAGCAACAACACCCCGAGGACACTTTTACGGTCACCTCATTGTAG
- the AHDC1 gene encoding transcription factor Gibbin isoform X3, whose translation MLAVPLTAERSEAAVPAEPRGEERGAGRASPPAPLPPFFFLSQPPQSRERQKVASGAEGSGTPAAGQEAAPPDGRSLPKRAGSEGLGAQQPVDGSSVACQPVALENGASPPAEWFPRTQGSGPRQPGSDGDGRSFKVNLHCKHPRPRELKCNSRSSSKAEGPGLTFPDPHVSNCSAKRHAGEEEVRMRVKPPGPVVTTSVVRGSPDYVREPKFYPPGHPAQRPPACPAEKALSCSVLSFPEGSCPALGREHQAGSLLHGDPADRCQSVHGGTKAAEDLLGCAGEPRILGGSAEEAAARDRAPKTFPNATLASGRCNVDSILALLRSKCGNGHINLHPVVQLIDIMKDLNRLSEDLKSSGVHLDCGSLRGGGGGGHEDSRLLPADRDLQYSFFSSPSLANSIRSPEERGVLCKTEPPRHPRPPARDGEADGGGGSAPQPPGHSGGMGGASKAPAEEAGCSQPDAGDYSDLAEADILNELASLACPGTQLLESQAMEPQPQLLPAQELDSQSRLLDSQSLESQPQLLDSQSLEPLPESLELQNLEPLGLQSLEPLSESLELQSLEPLSESLELQSLEPLAEPLGLQTLEPLPGALEPPLLDARAPLLPAEPSLLEAQPLGPVSELLEAQPGAGDPLRPHGLQPRLGGCPLGGVVKRGPCGGRGAGRCGEDHRKYALRRTDKPKMLCRRRRAGRGRRADIAPESRVLSPLALPAEVPPGPEEPGAPLLAPPPPAPATLDPDEVPKAPATGKKSKCRGVRKMVVKMAKIPVSLGRRNKTTYKVSSLSSNLNLEGKELAASSSMEPTPLLKMKNNGRNVVVVFPPGEMPIILKRKRGRPPKNLLLGQAKPKEPAPEVKKRRRRKQKLASPQPSYIADTNDSKADYSDVLAKLAFLNRQSQCSGRCSPPRCWTPSEPESIHQAPDTQSISHFLHRVQGFRRRGGKAGGFGGRGGGHAARAARCSFSDFFEGIGKKKKAPAALHADPVHPRKRGRPEPDPVGKPKRKRRARKNGALFPEPNPGQSFGDGPVEWAGGEKGSPWAPHHGHPGGQAGRNGGYQGAEARPFHAAGLESGSSGRAGFYAGSAPSSQTEAGPERHSLFTGYFRSLLDSDDSSDLLDFALSASRSESRKSAAAYTAPPAALPGQRGLAAYPARGGKVAAATPGTEAAFHAAMQGRPAFPPGRAAAAAAAAAGYGVAQGSSECRGAEAFPKLAPPSAVSRSPTAHPAASGTPGYSPYGSYGAGQSVAPASVFPPGKQYPSAQDCPNSKDCSFAYGSGSSLPSSPSSAHSAGYAPQTAGPSLPLGKAAFFNSAEQGGQFSSAAHTPLRCDSRASTVSPGGYMVPKGSASFQPSPENCRQFPSAAPWAFRQGYGGLDWSSEAFSQLYNPGFECHLNEPNVILDISNYTPQKAKQQTVSETFSESSSDSTQFNQPAGYRRANSEASSSEGQSSLSSLEKLMMDWNEASSAPGYNWNQSVLFQSNSKPGRGRRKKVDMFDTSHLNFSSSSSSSSVYPSKRSTGPRQPRGSRGACASKKERGTGKAKFPTKSQAVNPLFQESTDLGLDYYSGDSSMSPLPSQSRGFGVGERDPCDYAGPYSMNPSTPSDGTFVQGFQSDSPGLGQPDLESKHFPALPHQLAAPSQQTVFEAGLQKAFSPNCSPTLAFKEDLRAGDIRKLPACDSLKHSMQGGALPHAPHLACRDLPMPQPHYDSPSCKNPPYWYSPNASTRSPSYDGKAGAGMLVDFMGRTDPPCLNPHLSSPSGTHPSKGEKEPLEMSRAHHRGPYACPLINDLNISPVPRDSMLQLQDNYRYPSFAPQGHPVMAPTQKSGFLGPMVEQQHPEDTFTVTSL comes from the coding sequence GTCCCGGTCTCACATTCCCCGACCCCCATGTCAGCAACTGCTCGGCCAAGCGGCAcgcgggggaggaggaggtcaGGATGCGCGTGAAGCCCCCGGGCCCAGTGGTAACGACCAGCGTTGTGCGTGGCTCGCCCGACTACGTCCGAGAGCCCAAGTTCTACCCGCCGGGGCACCCGGCGCAGCGGCCCCCAGCCTGCCCGGCGGAAAAGGCCTTATCCTGCAGCGTGCTGAGCTTCCCTGAGGGCTCGTGCCCCGCGCTCGGCCGGGAGCACCAGGCAGGCTCGCTGCTGCACGGCGACCCGGCCGACCGGTGCCAGAGCGTGCACGGGGGCACCAAGGCGGCGGAGGACTTGCTGGGCTGTGCCGGTGAGCCCCGGATCCTGGGGGGCAGCGCGGAGGAGGCAGCCGCCCGCGATCGGGCGCCTAAAACCTTCCCCAACGCGACGCTGGCCTCGGGCCGCTGCAACGTCGACAGCATCCTCGCCTTGCTCCGGAGCAAGTGCGGCAACGGGCACATCAACCTCCACCCCGTGGTGCAGCTTATCGACATCATGAAGGACCTCAACCGCCTCTCCGAGGACCTCAAGAGCAGTGGGGTGCACCTGGACTGCGGCAGCCTccgcggcggtggcggcggtggCCACGAGGACAGCCGCCTCCTGCCCGCCGACCGCGACCTCCAGTACAGCTTCTTCTCCTCGCCCTCCCTGGCCAACAGCATCCGCAGCCCCGAGGAGCGGGGGGTGCTCTGCAAAACCGAGCCGCCGCGGCAtccccggcccccggcccgcgATGGAGAGGCCgacggcggcggggggagcgccccgcagccccccggccACAGcgggggcatggggggggccTCCAAAGCACCGGCGGAGGAAGCCGGTTGCTCCCAGCCCGACGCCGGCGATTACTCGGACCTGGCCGAGGCGGACATCCTGAACGAACTGGCCTCCCTGGCGTGCCCGGGGACGCAGCTGCTGGAGTCGCAGGCGATGGAGCCGCAGCCCCAGTTGCTGCCAGCCCAAGAGCTGGACTCCCAGTCCCGGCTGCTGGATTCCCAGTCCCTCGAGTCACAGCCCCAGCTGCTCGATTCGCAAAGCCTGGAGCCGCTGCCGGAGTCTCTGGAGCTGCAAAACCTGGAGCCGTTGGGGTTGCAGTCGCTGGAGCCGCTCTCCGAGTCGCTGGAGCTGCAGTCGCTGGAGCCCTTGTCCGAGTCGCTGGAGCTGCAGTCGCTGGAGCCGCTGGCGGAGCCGCTGGGGCTGCAGACGCTGGAGCCGCTGCCCGGGGCCCTGGAGCCGCCGCTGCTGGACGCGCGGGCCCCGCTGCTGCCCGCCGAGCCCTCGCTGCTGGAGGCGCAGCCGCTGGGGCCTGTGTCGGAGCTGCTGGAGGCGCAGCCGGGTGCCGGGGACCCGCTGCGGCCCCACGGGCTGCAGCCCCGGCTGGGGGGTTGTCCCCTGGGCGGCGTGGTGAAGCGGGGACCctgcgggggccggggggccgggcGGTGTGGCGAGGACCACCGCAAGTACGCCCTGCGCCGGACAGACAAGCCAAAGATGCTGTGCCGCcggaggagggcagggcgagggcGCCGGGCGGACATCGCCCCCGAGAGCCGCGTCTTGTCCCCCCTCGCCCTGCCCGCCGAGGTGCCCCCCGGGCCCGAGGAGCCCGGCGCCCCGCTGCTGGCCCCCCCGCCACCAGCCCCCGCCACCCTGGACCCTGACGAGGTGCCCAAGGCCCCCGCGACGGGGAAGAAGAGCAAGTGCCGGGGGGTGAGGAAGATGGTGGTGAAGATGGCCAAGATCCCCGTGTCCCTGGGGAGGAGGAACAAGACCACCTACAAGGTGTCGTCGCTCAGCAGCAACCTGAACCTGGAGGGCAAGGAGCTGGCGGCCAGCAGCTCCATGGAGCCCACGCCGCTGCTCAAGATGAAGAACAACGGGCGCAACGTGGTGGTGGTCTTCCCCCCCGGCGAGATGCCCATCATCTTGAAGCGCAAGCGGGGCAGGCCCCCCAAGAACCTGCTGCTGGGCCAAGCCAAGCCCAAGGAGCCCGCCCCAGAggtgaagaagaggaggaggaggaagcagaagctGGCCTCGCCCCAGCCTTCCTACATTGCCGACACCAACGACAGCAAGGCCGACTACTCGGATGTGCTGGCCAAGCTGGCCTTCCTCAACCGGCAGAGCCAGTGCTCGGGGCGCTGCTCGCCGCCCCGCTGTTGGACCCCCAGCGAGCCCGAGTCCATCCACCAAGCCCCCGACACCCAGAGCATCTCCCACTTCTTGCACCGCGTCCAGGGCTTCCGCCGGCGCGGTGGCAAGGCAGGGGGGTTCGGCGGGCGTGGGGGCGGCCACGCCGCCCGTGCTGCCCGTTGCTCCTTCAGCGATTTCTTCGAGGGCATcgggaagaagaagaaagcccCCGCCGCCCTCCACGCCGACCCCGTGCATCCGCGCAAGCGGGGCCGACCGGAGCCCGACCCCGTGGGCAAACCCAAGCGGAAGCGACGGGCCCGCAAGAATGGGGCGCTCTTCCCCGAGCCCAACCCCGGGCAGAGCTTTGGCGACGGCCCCGTCGAGTGGGCCGGGGGGGAAAAGGGCAGCCCCTGGGCCCCCCACCACGGCCACCCCGGCGGCCAGGCCGGCCGCAATGGCGGCTACCAAGGGGCCGAGGCGAGACCCTTCCATGCCGCCGGGCTGGAGTCGGGCTCCTCCGGCCGGGCAGGCTTCTACGCCGGGAGCGCGCCGTCCTCGCAGACGGAGGCCGGCCCGGAGAGGCACAGCCTCTTCACCGGCTACTTCCGCTCCTTGCTGGATTCGGACGACTCCTCCGACCTGCTGGACTTCGCCCTCTCGGCCTCCCGCTCCGAGTCCCGCAAGTCGGCGGCCGCCTACACGGCCCCACCGGCCGCCCTGCCGGGCCAGCGGGGCCTGGCCGCCTACCCGGCCCGGGGCGGCAAGGTGGCGGCGGCAACTCCCGGCACCGAGGCCGCCTTCCACGCGGCGATGCAGGGCCGGCCGGCCTTCCCGCCCGGCCGTgccgccgcagccgccgccgccgccgccggctaCGGGGTGGCCCAAGGGTCGTCCGAATGCCGGGGGGCCGAGGCCTTCCCCAAGCTGGCGCCGCCCTCAGCTGTCTCCCGGTCGCCCACGGCTCACCCGGCGGCCAGCGGCACCCCCGGCTACTCCCCGTACGGCAGCTACGGCGCCGGGCAGAGCGTGGCACCGGCCAGCGTCTTCCCGCCGGGGAAGCAGTACCCGTCGGCCCAGGACTGCCCCAACAGCAAGGACTGCAGCTTCGCCTacggcagcggcagcagcctCCCGTCCTCCCCCAGCAGCGCCCACAGCGCCGGTTACGCGCCGCAGACGGCCGGTCCCAGCCTGCCGCTGGGCAAAGCCGCGTTCTTCAACAGCGCCGAGCAAGGGGGACAGTTCTCCAGCGCGGCGCACACCCCGTTGCGCTGCGATAGCCGGGCCAGCACCGTCTCGCCCGGCGGCTACATGGTGCCCAAGGGTTCGGCCTCCTTTCAGCCCTCGCCCGAAAATTGCCGGCAGTTCCCTAGCGCCGCGCCGTGGGCTTTCCGGCAAGGCTACGGCGGGCTGGACTGGAGCTCAGAGGCCTTCAGCCAGCTCTACAACCCGGGTTTCGAGTGCCACCTCAATGAGCCCAACGTCATCCTGGACATCTCCAACTACACCCCGCAGAAAGCCAAGCAGCAAACCGTCTCGGAGACCTTCTCCGAATCCTCCTCCGACAGCACCCAGTTCAACCAGCCGGCCGGCTACCGGCGTGCCAACAGCGAGGCCTCCTCCAGCGAGGGCCAGTCCAGCCtctccagcctggagaagctgATGATGGACTGGAACGAGGCGTCCTCCGCCCCGGGCTACAACTGGAACCAGAGCGTCCTCTTCCAGAGCAACTCCAAGCCCGGTCGGGGCCGACGGAAGAAGGTGGACATGTTCGACACCTCCCACCTGaacttctcctcctcctcctcctcctcctctgtgtACCCCTCCAAGAGGAGCACGGGaccccggcagccccgggggtcccggggggcTTGTGCCTCCAAGAAGGAGAGGGGGACGGGCAAGGCCAAGTTCCCCACCAAGTCGCAGGCGGTCAACCCCCTCTTCCAGGAGAGCACGGACCTGGGCTTGGACTACTACAGCGGGGACAGCAGCAtgtcccccctgccctcccagtCCCGGGGCTTTGGGGTGGGCGAGCGGGACCCCTGTGACTACGCCGGCCCCTACTCCATGAACCCCTCCACCCCCTCGGACGGGACTTTCGTCCAGGGTTTTCAGAGCGACTCCCCGGGTTTGGGGCAGCCAGATTTGGAGAGCAAGCACTTCCCTGCCCTCCCGCACCAGctggcagcccccagccagcagactgtCTTCGAGGCCGGCTTGCAGAAAGCCTTCTCACCCAACTGCTCCCCAACCTTGGCCTTCAAGGAGGACCTACGGGCGGGCGACATCCGTAAGCTGCCCGCCTGCGACTCGCTCAAACACAGCATGCAGGGGGGGGCCCTGCCGCATGCCCCCCACCTGGCTTGCCGCGATCTCCCCATGCCTCAACCGCACTACGACTCCCCCAGTTGCAAAAACCCCCCGTACTGGTATTCCCCCAACGCCAGCACCCGTAGCCCCTCGTACGACGGCAAAGCGGGGGCCGGTATGCTGGTAGACTTCATGGGCAGGACGGACCCCCCATGTCTCAACCCCCACTTGAGCAGCCCGAGCGGCACCCACCCCTCCAAGGGCGAGAAGGAGCCCTTGGAGATGTCCCGGGCTCACCACCGAGGACCCTACGCTTGTCCCTTGATCAATGACTTGAACATCTCCCCCGTACCGAGAGACTcaatgctgcagctgcaggacaaCTACAGGTACCCCAGTTTTGCACCCCAAGGGCACCCCGTCATGGCCCCCACCCAGAAGAGCGGGTTTTTGGGACCCATGGTAGAGCAACAACACCCCGAGGACACTTTTACGGTCACCTCATTGTAG